One region of Priestia megaterium genomic DNA includes:
- the ytkD gene encoding RNA deprotection pyrophosphohydrolase, giving the protein MYTFKDAYHNQVFLSFEKNPFSKTPRHVWVVCRYENQWLLTNHSKRGLEFPGGKLEGNEVPEEAAVREVFEETGGEVSSLTYIGQYKVVSKGKTIIKNIYFATIGNVIKKEDYMETDGPVMIDELPSGIQQDDAYSFIMKDNVLQYVMKYVKRTFL; this is encoded by the coding sequence ATGTACACATTTAAGGATGCATATCATAATCAAGTATTTTTATCATTTGAAAAAAATCCATTCTCGAAAACTCCACGTCATGTTTGGGTCGTATGCAGGTATGAAAATCAATGGTTGCTAACGAATCACTCAAAACGAGGTTTAGAATTTCCCGGAGGAAAACTAGAAGGCAATGAAGTACCAGAAGAAGCAGCGGTTCGAGAAGTGTTTGAAGAAACAGGCGGAGAAGTCTCTTCTTTAACTTATATTGGTCAATATAAAGTAGTAAGTAAAGGAAAGACTATTATTAAAAACATTTATTTTGCTACGATTGGAAATGTAATTAAAAAAGAAGACTACATGGAAACAGATGGTCCCGTAATGATTGACGAACTACCTTCGGGCATTCAACAAGATGATGCGTACAGCTTCATCATGAAAGATAATGTTTTACAATATGTAATGAAATATGTAAAGCGAACATTTTTGTAA
- a CDS encoding ABC transporter ATP-binding protein, which produces MTKLHIQDIQHMYLTTKSATTALEHINLSIEEGEFVSFLGPSGCGKTTLLSIIAGLIEPTSGSVTIDGENIGTSVPNIGYMLQQDYLFPWKTIKENILLGLEIRGQLTDKTESKALSLLKEIGLQDVDDLYPHQLSGGMRQRVALVRTLAIDPAILLLDEPFSALDFQTKLKLEELVSKTLMTYQKTAVLVTHDIGEAIAMSSRIFLFSAKPGKIAKTFTVPSILRTLSPFEARQHPVYNDLFMDIWKELDQLETH; this is translated from the coding sequence ATGACAAAACTTCACATTCAAGATATTCAACATATGTACCTTACGACAAAGTCTGCTACCACTGCACTTGAACATATTAATTTGTCTATTGAAGAAGGAGAATTCGTTTCCTTTCTCGGCCCAAGCGGATGTGGAAAAACGACGCTTCTATCGATTATTGCAGGCTTGATTGAACCAACGTCCGGCTCTGTCACAATAGACGGTGAAAATATCGGAACATCAGTCCCAAACATCGGTTATATGCTTCAACAAGATTATTTGTTTCCGTGGAAAACCATTAAAGAAAATATTTTACTTGGGCTTGAAATTCGCGGACAGCTAACAGATAAAACAGAGAGTAAAGCACTTTCACTTCTAAAAGAAATTGGTTTACAGGACGTAGATGACCTATATCCGCACCAGTTATCCGGAGGCATGAGACAACGCGTCGCTTTAGTCCGAACACTTGCCATTGACCCCGCTATTTTACTCTTGGATGAGCCTTTTTCAGCACTTGATTTTCAAACAAAACTCAAGCTTGAAGAACTTGTCTCCAAAACACTGATGACCTATCAAAAAACGGCCGTTTTGGTCACGCACGATATCGGCGAAGCCATTGCTATGAGCAGCCGAATCTTTTTATTCTCAGCCAAGCCGGGGAAGATCGCAAAAACATTTACGGTTCCTTCTATTTTACGAACCCTCTCTCCGTTTGAAGCACGACAGCATCCTGTCTATAACGATTTATTTATGGACATATGGAAGGAGCTTGATCAACTTGAAACCCACTAG
- a CDS encoding ABC transporter substrate-binding protein, producing the protein MKPIKWLFSLLAIMILLIPLISCSKTTSVQTVRVGEVTRSIFYAPQYVAISKGFFEEEGLKVDLKTTWGGDKTMTSLLSDGIDVALVGSETSIYVYAQGSSDPVINFAQLTQTDGTFLVARKKVDQFSWDQLKGKTFLGQRKGGMPQMVGEYVLKQHNIDPKKDVKLVQNIDFANVANAFASGTGDYVQLFEPTASILEKQGKGHIVASFGKESGTVPYTTFMAKESYLKDNPEAAAKFTRAIYKAQKWVNTHSTDEIAEVVAPYFEDTPKDTLKTVIDRYKSQKSFATNPLLDEKEWDHLQTIMDESGELPRHIDHSKLVNTKFAKDAMRE; encoded by the coding sequence ATGAAACCAATTAAATGGCTTTTTTCTTTGCTTGCTATTATGATTTTACTCATTCCACTAATTAGCTGCAGCAAAACAACATCTGTACAAACGGTTCGTGTCGGCGAAGTAACTCGCTCTATCTTTTATGCTCCCCAGTACGTCGCTATTTCAAAAGGCTTTTTTGAAGAAGAAGGACTAAAGGTAGATTTAAAAACAACTTGGGGCGGAGATAAGACAATGACGTCACTTTTATCTGATGGCATCGACGTCGCCTTAGTCGGCTCGGAAACGTCAATCTACGTATATGCACAAGGGTCTAGTGATCCCGTCATCAACTTTGCACAGCTAACCCAAACCGACGGAACATTTCTAGTAGCACGTAAAAAGGTCGATCAATTTTCATGGGATCAGCTTAAAGGCAAAACGTTTCTTGGTCAACGCAAAGGCGGCATGCCGCAAATGGTAGGGGAATATGTGTTAAAACAGCATAATATTGATCCTAAAAAAGATGTAAAACTCGTTCAGAACATTGATTTTGCTAACGTTGCGAATGCTTTTGCTTCTGGTACTGGAGATTACGTTCAATTATTTGAGCCAACGGCTAGTATTTTAGAGAAACAAGGAAAAGGACATATCGTTGCTTCCTTCGGAAAAGAATCAGGAACAGTTCCTTATACAACATTTATGGCCAAAGAAAGCTATTTAAAAGATAACCCTGAAGCAGCAGCTAAATTTACTCGAGCTATTTACAAAGCACAAAAATGGGTGAATACACATAGCACAGATGAAATTGCTGAAGTGGTTGCACCGTATTTTGAAGATACACCTAAAGACACGCTAAAAACTGTTATTGACCGCTATAAATCGCAAAAATCCTTTGCAACTAACCCTTTATTAGATGAGAAAGAGTGGGATCATTTACAAACAATCATGGACGAATCTGGAGAACTTCCAAGACACATTGATCACAGCAAGCTAGTCAACACAAAATTCGCAAAAGATGCAATGAGGGAGTAA
- a CDS encoding alpha/beta hydrolase family protein has translation MKDGTILHKQRFPSSNPRVTLWVITYACQGLKIKGMLAEPKEKGMYDGFLYLRGGIKNVGTVRPARLIQFASQGFIVMAPFYRGNQGGEGNEDFAGDDRYDAFAAYDLLKQLPNVHHDRIHIFGFSRGGVMALLTAIEKKDSRSLVLWGGVTDMVLTYEEREDLRRMMKRVIGGTPSKYPERYEWRTPLHRAHLVEPPVLLIHGLEDKNVSIDHSYQLESKLKKSNKKVTSWYFENFPHAFPPKENRETVKKLTKWMKAQ, from the coding sequence ATGAAAGATGGAACAATTCTTCATAAACAGCGTTTCCCATCATCAAATCCTCGCGTGACGCTGTGGGTGATTACATATGCATGTCAAGGGCTTAAGATTAAAGGAATGCTTGCAGAGCCAAAAGAAAAAGGAATGTATGACGGCTTTTTATACTTAAGAGGAGGTATTAAGAACGTAGGAACGGTTCGCCCTGCTCGACTCATTCAATTTGCTTCACAAGGTTTTATTGTGATGGCTCCGTTCTATAGGGGAAATCAAGGAGGCGAAGGAAACGAAGATTTTGCAGGAGATGATCGTTACGATGCTTTTGCTGCTTACGATTTACTGAAACAGCTCCCTAACGTCCACCATGACCGCATTCATATTTTTGGGTTTTCACGAGGGGGAGTGATGGCTTTACTCACAGCCATTGAAAAAAAAGACAGCCGTTCTCTTGTGCTATGGGGAGGCGTCACGGATATGGTGCTGACATATGAAGAAAGAGAAGATTTAAGAAGAATGATGAAGCGGGTGATTGGAGGAACTCCTTCTAAATATCCTGAAAGATACGAATGGAGGACACCTTTGCATCGTGCTCATCTCGTCGAGCCGCCGGTCTTGCTTATTCATGGTTTAGAAGATAAAAACGTCTCAATTGATCATTCCTATCAGCTCGAATCTAAACTAAAGAAGTCCAATAAAAAAGTTACCAGCTGGTATTTTGAAAACTTTCCACATGCTTTTCCACCAAAAGAAAACCGAGAAACGGTAAAGAAGTTAACGAAGTGGATGAAAGCGCAATAA
- a CDS encoding beta-class carbonic anhydrase, with product MSLLQDVLEFNKKFVEEKKYELYETSKFPNKKMVILSCMDTRLVELLPHALNLRNGDVKIVKNAGALVSHPFGSIMRSILVAVYELQADEVCVIGHHDCGAGKLQAEPFLEKVRAKGISDEVINTIEYSMDLKKWLTGFDSVEETVQHSVETIRNHPLFSKDTPVHGLVIDPNTGKLDVVVNGYEAIENN from the coding sequence ATGAGCTTATTACAAGATGTTTTAGAATTCAACAAAAAATTTGTAGAAGAAAAGAAGTATGAACTTTACGAAACAAGCAAATTCCCTAATAAAAAAATGGTTATTTTATCGTGTATGGACACAAGATTGGTAGAACTGCTTCCGCACGCTTTAAATCTGCGTAACGGAGACGTGAAAATTGTTAAAAATGCAGGAGCACTTGTTTCACATCCATTTGGAAGTATTATGCGAAGCATTTTAGTAGCTGTGTACGAGCTACAAGCTGATGAGGTATGTGTAATTGGTCACCATGACTGCGGAGCAGGTAAACTTCAGGCGGAACCTTTTTTAGAGAAAGTAAGAGCAAAAGGCATCTCAGATGAAGTGATTAATACCATTGAATATTCTATGGACTTGAAAAAATGGTTAACGGGTTTTGATTCAGTAGAAGAGACTGTTCAGCATAGTGTAGAGACAATTCGTAATCATCCTCTATTTTCAAAAGATACTCCTGTACATGGACTAGTTATTGATCCAAATACAGGAAAGCTAGATGTTGTTGTAAATGGGTATGAAGCAATCGAAAACAACTAA
- a CDS encoding type B 50S ribosomal protein L31: MKTNIHPDYRKVVFMDTNSGTSFLSGSTKQSNENVQWEDGNTYPLLKVEISSDTHPFYTGKQKFADKGGRVERFKQKYKLQ, from the coding sequence ATGAAAACAAATATTCATCCAGACTATCGTAAAGTTGTATTTATGGATACAAATAGCGGAACATCATTTTTATCAGGATCTACAAAACAATCAAATGAGAACGTTCAATGGGAAGATGGCAACACATATCCGCTCTTAAAAGTTGAAATTAGTTCGGATACACATCCATTTTATACAGGAAAACAAAAATTTGCTGATAAAGGCGGCCGTGTGGAACGCTTTAAGCAAAAATATAAATTACAATAA
- a CDS encoding ABC transporter permease codes for MVIFLAFFSFWELASRLKWIDPLIFSSPTKVWHLFLIKLADGSLAEHIGFTLFETVLGFILGTLLGILLATALWYSTRLANILDPYLVILNAMPKVALGPILIVAIGPGFFSILTMGAIISVIITSIVVYTAFKEVDPNYIKLLKSFGATKTRCFKEAILPASMPAIISTFKVNVGLSWVGVIVGEFLVSSKGLGYMIIYGFQVFNFTLVLLSLLLIAIFATIMYQGVAYLEKKLIRRS; via the coding sequence ATGGTCATTTTTTTAGCCTTTTTTAGCTTCTGGGAACTAGCTTCTCGTTTAAAGTGGATTGATCCTTTAATTTTCAGTTCCCCTACTAAAGTGTGGCATTTATTTTTAATTAAACTTGCCGACGGCTCGCTAGCAGAACATATTGGTTTTACATTATTTGAAACGGTTCTTGGCTTCATTTTAGGCACATTGCTAGGTATTTTACTTGCAACGGCCCTTTGGTATTCAACTAGGCTTGCAAACATATTAGACCCTTACCTCGTTATTTTAAACGCCATGCCTAAAGTAGCGCTGGGCCCTATTTTAATAGTAGCGATCGGTCCAGGATTTTTCTCAATTTTAACGATGGGAGCGATTATATCCGTTATTATTACATCCATCGTCGTTTACACAGCCTTTAAAGAAGTGGATCCAAACTATATTAAATTACTAAAAAGCTTCGGGGCAACGAAAACCCGCTGTTTTAAAGAAGCAATTCTTCCAGCTTCCATGCCTGCCATTATTTCCACATTTAAAGTAAACGTCGGTTTATCTTGGGTAGGCGTCATCGTAGGAGAATTTTTAGTTTCTTCAAAAGGGCTTGGATATATGATTATTTATGGTTTCCAAGTCTTCAACTTTACTCTTGTTCTTCTCAGCTTATTATTAATTGCCATTTTCGCTACGATTATGTACCAAGGCGTGGCTTATTTAGAAAAGAAATTGATCCGACGCTCATAA
- a CDS encoding metal ABC transporter solute-binding protein, Zn/Mn family translates to MKFKPLLMVLALGIGTALAGCSSSSANNASDNKNKKLEVYTTIYPLQDFTEKIGGKYVEAKSILPTGVDAHSFEPTTKTMVKIANADAFVYSGIGLEGFADKAQSTLKNEDVALVEAAKGIELAKSSEDEHAHEDEHAHEEEHHHGDTDPHVWLDPILAIQLAENIKNELVELKPDKKAEFEKNFQSLKTQLEDVNQELKTTIGDAPHKEILVSHAAYGYWEKRYGLKQISVAGLSPTNEPSQKQLENIVKQAKKDHIKYFIFDQNLKPKVSTLVKNEVGAQALTLHNLESLTKNDVKNKEDYFSIMQHNIDTLKKALY, encoded by the coding sequence ATGAAATTCAAACCACTTTTAATGGTGCTGGCATTAGGAATTGGAACAGCCCTTGCAGGGTGCAGTTCAAGCAGTGCAAATAACGCATCTGATAATAAAAATAAAAAATTAGAAGTTTACACAACAATTTACCCTTTACAGGATTTCACTGAAAAAATCGGTGGAAAATATGTAGAAGCTAAAAGCATTTTACCAACAGGTGTAGATGCTCACTCATTTGAACCTACCACAAAAACAATGGTCAAAATCGCAAACGCGGACGCATTCGTTTACTCAGGAATTGGGCTTGAAGGCTTTGCAGATAAAGCACAGTCTACGCTAAAGAATGAAGATGTCGCTTTAGTAGAAGCTGCAAAAGGAATTGAACTAGCAAAGAGTTCTGAAGATGAGCATGCCCATGAGGACGAACATGCACATGAAGAAGAGCATCACCACGGAGATACAGACCCTCACGTTTGGCTTGATCCTATTTTAGCTATTCAATTAGCAGAAAATATTAAAAATGAACTTGTTGAATTAAAACCAGATAAAAAAGCAGAATTTGAAAAGAACTTCCAATCCTTAAAGACTCAGCTTGAAGATGTGAACCAAGAGTTAAAAACAACGATTGGCGACGCACCTCATAAAGAAATTTTAGTATCACATGCAGCCTACGGCTACTGGGAAAAACGATACGGATTAAAGCAAATTAGCGTAGCGGGTTTATCTCCTACAAATGAGCCGTCTCAAAAACAATTAGAAAACATCGTAAAACAAGCAAAAAAAGACCATATCAAATACTTTATCTTTGACCAAAATTTAAAGCCTAAAGTGTCTACACTTGTAAAAAATGAAGTGGGAGCTCAAGCTTTAACACTTCATAACTTAGAGTCATTAACGAAAAACGATGTTAAAAATAAAGAAGATTATTTCTCCATTATGCAACACAACATTGATACGTTGAAAAAAGCATTATATTAA
- a CDS encoding cytochrome ubiquinol oxidase subunit I, producing MDHLVTARSMFGLNMGVHIIFATLGVGIPLMILLAEILYYKTKDKDYELMAQRWTKGAAVLLGVAIPTGTIAGVQLALLWPGFMEIVGKVMALPFQIEIYAFFIEALFLSIYVYAADRISRKMRIISLILVAIGALASAVLITNVHAFEGTPAGFRILNGEIVSVDPWAAFFNPSFFVTSGHVAVSAYTTGGFVIASVAAFKMLRARKHNPREYKFHHKALMMGLVIGGIFSFVTALNGHESMQKVYEYQPEKLAAAEGLFETQDHAPLALGGFTDEKEQRVKYGIEFPWMLSFLSGNSFNTVITGLNDFPRDYWPPLFVHTLFNGMVIIGSILILVALVGVVWYKFLKKKSFPKVFMWAFVATGPLAIMGIEFGWIFACTGRQPWVIYRIMRTSEAVTTSANLHILFFLFLLVYIVLVAAVALVLVFYFRRNPLSKELAAQAD from the coding sequence ATGGATCATTTAGTTACTGCACGTTCAATGTTTGGTCTGAACATGGGAGTACATATCATTTTTGCCACTCTTGGCGTCGGCATTCCTCTCATGATTTTATTGGCTGAAATTCTTTACTACAAAACAAAAGATAAAGATTATGAACTTATGGCACAGCGCTGGACAAAAGGAGCTGCTGTCCTGCTTGGAGTCGCTATTCCTACGGGAACGATTGCTGGTGTGCAATTAGCGTTGCTTTGGCCGGGTTTTATGGAAATCGTAGGAAAAGTGATGGCTCTTCCTTTTCAAATTGAAATTTATGCTTTCTTTATTGAGGCTCTTTTTCTCTCTATTTACGTATACGCAGCGGACCGTATTTCTCGAAAAATGAGGATTATCAGTCTCATTTTAGTAGCAATAGGCGCTCTTGCCTCTGCCGTTTTAATTACAAACGTGCACGCATTTGAAGGAACACCTGCTGGCTTTCGAATTTTAAATGGCGAAATTGTAAGCGTAGATCCTTGGGCAGCTTTCTTTAATCCGAGTTTCTTTGTAACGTCCGGTCACGTAGCCGTTTCTGCTTATACAACCGGAGGCTTTGTCATTGCTTCAGTCGCTGCCTTTAAAATGCTTCGTGCGCGAAAACATAATCCAAGAGAATATAAATTTCATCATAAAGCATTGATGATGGGATTAGTAATCGGCGGGATTTTTTCTTTTGTAACAGCTTTGAATGGACATGAATCGATGCAAAAAGTATACGAATATCAACCCGAAAAACTTGCAGCAGCTGAAGGTCTATTTGAAACGCAAGATCATGCGCCATTAGCTTTAGGCGGATTTACAGATGAAAAAGAACAGCGAGTCAAGTATGGCATTGAGTTTCCATGGATGCTCAGCTTCTTGTCGGGTAATAGCTTTAATACAGTGATTACTGGACTCAATGACTTCCCTAGAGATTATTGGCCGCCGCTTTTTGTGCATACCTTGTTTAACGGTATGGTCATTATCGGATCGATTTTAATTTTAGTGGCGCTAGTGGGCGTTGTTTGGTACAAGTTTTTAAAGAAGAAAAGCTTCCCTAAAGTTTTCATGTGGGCATTTGTCGCAACGGGCCCTCTCGCGATCATGGGCATTGAATTCGGATGGATTTTCGCATGTACAGGCAGACAACCCTGGGTCATTTACCGCATCATGCGTACATCAGAAGCCGTTACTACTTCTGCTAATTTGCATATTTTATTTTTCTTGTTTTTGCTTGTTTATATCGTACTCGTGGCCGCAGTCGCCCTTGTACTGGTGTTTTATTTTAGACGAAATCCGCTTTCTAAAGAGCTTGCTGCGCAAGCAGATTAA
- a CDS encoding phage holin family protein, which yields MTAERVKKVDMQKLSVLIISSLGSLAFFLFGEWDYLLMALVALVAMDYLTGTIAAFINKRLSSKVGFKGIAKKIFIFAMIAVANFIDSVFWENGHIIRDGAILFYILNEMISITENARIVGVPIPEPLKKAIAILKDRFKS from the coding sequence ATGACTGCTGAAAGGGTGAAAAAAGTGGATATGCAGAAGCTTTCTGTCTTAATAATCTCAAGTTTAGGTTCACTGGCTTTTTTTTTATTTGGAGAGTGGGACTATTTACTAATGGCTTTAGTAGCATTAGTGGCAATGGATTACTTGACGGGTACAATTGCAGCTTTTATAAATAAACGTTTATCTAGCAAAGTAGGTTTTAAAGGAATTGCCAAAAAGATTTTTATTTTTGCCATGATTGCTGTAGCAAACTTTATCGATTCTGTATTTTGGGAAAACGGTCATATTATTCGAGATGGAGCTATTTTGTTCTATATTTTAAACGAAATGATTTCAATTACAGAAAACGCAAGAATTGTAGGGGTTCCGATTCCAGAGCCGTTAAAAAAAGCAATAGCGATTTTAAAAGACCGCTTTAAATCGTAG
- a CDS encoding Dps family protein: MAANVNEIVNKQVANFSVMYIKLHNFHWYVKGEQFFTLHEKFEELYTETATIIDDLAERLLALEGKPVATMKESLELSSIKEADGSETAKDMVASLVSDFDTLTAELKEGMDAAGEAGDETTGDMLLAIHQSLEKHTWMLKSFLGK; the protein is encoded by the coding sequence ATGGCAGCAAATGTAAATGAAATTGTTAATAAACAAGTGGCAAACTTTAGTGTAATGTACATAAAACTTCATAATTTTCATTGGTACGTGAAAGGTGAACAATTCTTCACTCTTCATGAAAAGTTTGAAGAGCTGTATACGGAAACAGCTACAATTATTGATGACCTTGCAGAACGCCTCTTAGCATTAGAAGGAAAACCTGTGGCAACAATGAAAGAATCGTTAGAACTTTCTTCTATTAAAGAAGCGGATGGAAGCGAAACGGCTAAAGACATGGTTGCTTCTTTAGTAAGCGATTTTGATACGCTAACTGCTGAATTAAAAGAAGGAATGGATGCAGCCGGTGAAGCGGGCGACGAAACAACAGGAGACATGCTGTTAGCCATTCATCAAAGCTTAGAAAAACATACGTGGATGTTAAAATCATTCCTAGGCAAGTAA
- a CDS encoding GTP-binding protein, with amino-acid sequence MKKIPVTVLSGYLGSGKTTLLNHILKNKEGLKVAVIVNDMSEVNIDADLVKQGGFSRTEEKLVEMQNGCICCTLRDDLMKEVERLADNDDIDYIVIESSGISEPIPVAQTFTYIDEELGIDLTQKCSLDTMVTVVDANRFWEDFSSGESLLDRKEGTDENDKREVVDLLIDQIEFANVILLNKVDLLTKDDADELQAVLHKLNSEATVIQTINSEVKLETILHTDLFDFEKASQGAGWIKELNEEHHTPETEEFGISSFVYRRNRPLHPERFMKWLEDWPVDIVRAKGFFWLASRNHMAGLLSQAGTSIMIQGAGEWVATYIAEEREQTLKEEPELRAKWDEQFGDRINELVFIGIDMNKAEIIETLDHCLLTNEEMNQDWATFKDPLPKFTVSA; translated from the coding sequence GTGAAAAAAATTCCCGTTACCGTTTTAAGCGGATACCTTGGGTCAGGTAAAACAACTCTTTTGAACCATATTTTAAAAAATAAAGAAGGTTTAAAGGTCGCGGTCATTGTCAATGACATGAGCGAAGTAAATATTGATGCAGACTTAGTTAAACAAGGCGGATTTTCTCGAACAGAAGAAAAACTTGTTGAAATGCAAAATGGCTGTATTTGCTGTACGCTTCGAGATGATTTAATGAAAGAGGTAGAACGCCTGGCTGACAATGATGATATTGATTATATTGTCATTGAATCTTCCGGAATCAGCGAACCTATCCCTGTTGCTCAAACATTTACTTATATTGATGAAGAGCTTGGCATTGATTTAACTCAGAAATGTTCATTAGATACGATGGTCACTGTAGTAGATGCTAATCGCTTTTGGGAAGACTTTTCATCAGGTGAAAGCTTATTAGACCGCAAAGAAGGAACGGATGAAAACGATAAAAGAGAAGTGGTTGATTTATTAATCGATCAAATTGAATTTGCAAACGTCATTTTATTAAACAAAGTTGATTTGTTAACAAAAGATGATGCAGATGAGCTGCAGGCTGTTCTTCACAAATTAAACTCAGAGGCCACTGTTATCCAAACAATTAATAGTGAGGTAAAACTTGAAACCATACTTCATACCGACTTATTCGACTTTGAAAAAGCTAGTCAAGGAGCCGGATGGATTAAAGAATTAAATGAAGAACACCATACGCCTGAAACAGAAGAGTTTGGTATTTCTTCTTTTGTATATAGAAGGAATCGTCCCCTTCATCCTGAACGCTTTATGAAATGGTTAGAGGACTGGCCGGTTGATATTGTACGTGCAAAAGGATTTTTCTGGCTTGCTTCACGTAACCATATGGCAGGACTTCTTTCTCAAGCAGGTACGTCCATTATGATTCAAGGAGCGGGTGAATGGGTCGCAACGTACATAGCAGAGGAAAGGGAACAAACCTTAAAGGAAGAACCTGAATTACGAGCAAAATGGGATGAACAATTTGGAGACCGTATTAACGAGCTTGTATTCATTGGTATTGATATGAACAAAGCTGAAATAATTGAAACTTTAGACCACTGTTTGCTGACAAATGAGGAAATGAATCAAGATTGGGCTACTTTCAAAGACCCCCTTCCTAAGTTTACAGTAAGTGCGTAA
- the yidD gene encoding membrane protein insertion efficiency factor YidD, with the protein MIAKLLLLLIKGYQKGISPFLPARCRFYPTCSQYGVESIKRFGAVKGSYLTIKRILKCHPFHPGGIDEVPEKKSH; encoded by the coding sequence ATGATTGCAAAGCTTTTGCTTTTACTTATAAAAGGATATCAAAAAGGAATTTCGCCTTTTCTTCCGGCAAGGTGCCGGTTTTACCCTACTTGCTCCCAGTACGGAGTTGAATCCATTAAACGCTTTGGTGCCGTAAAGGGATCTTATTTGACTATAAAACGCATTTTAAAATGCCACCCGTTCCATCCGGGTGGCATCGATGAAGTACCTGAGAAAAAATCACACTAA
- a CDS encoding S-ribosylhomocysteine lyase: MPSVESFELDHNAVKAPYVRHCGVHKVGSDGVVNKFDIRFCQPNKQAMKPDVIHTLEHLLAFNIRTHVEKYDHFDIIDISPMGCQTGYYLVVSGEPTVREIIDLLDDTLKDAINITEIPAANEKQCGQAKLHDLEGAKRLMKFWLEQDKEDLEKVFG; the protein is encoded by the coding sequence ATGCCATCAGTAGAAAGTTTTGAGCTAGATCATAATGCGGTTAAAGCACCTTACGTAAGACACTGCGGTGTTCACAAAGTGGGAAGCGACGGCGTTGTAAATAAATTCGATATTCGTTTTTGCCAACCAAACAAACAAGCAATGAAGCCGGACGTTATTCATACGTTAGAGCATTTATTAGCTTTTAATATTCGTACTCATGTAGAAAAATACGATCACTTTGATATTATTGATATTTCGCCTATGGGATGTCAAACTGGGTACTACTTAGTAGTGAGCGGCGAGCCAACTGTACGTGAAATCATTGACTTGTTAGACGATACGTTAAAAGATGCAATTAATATTACTGAAATTCCAGCAGCAAACGAAAAGCAGTGTGGTCAAGCGAAACTTCACGATTTAGAAGGAGCAAAACGCTTAATGAAGTTCTGGTTAGAACAGGACAAAGAAGATTTAGAAAAAGTATTTGGCTAA